One Pontibacillus yanchengensis DNA window includes the following coding sequences:
- a CDS encoding imidazoleglycerol-phosphate dehydratase yields MTSKNGSKGSHNQNSPKRTGNLPGGKMKEEFAKEIYAGDNNKGKEYRSKKGSKSQLKNPQNH; encoded by the coding sequence ATGACGAGTAAAAATGGAAGCAAAGGTAGTCACAATCAAAATTCACCGAAACGTACAGGGAACCTTCCTGGAGGAAAGATGAAGGAAGAGTTTGCTAAGGAAATCTACGCTGGTGATAACAATAAAGGAAAAGAGTATCGATCTAAAAAAGGTAGTAAATCACAACTGAAAAATCCTCAGAATCATTAG
- a CDS encoding YhdB family protein, with protein MSVYIADYDKALYFTLWGQWDDLLILMVRTKDDFLSKKIETFLHAYHYSPEDDQVVSSHQSLMQYIDHAMIHLPPSELVEQI; from the coding sequence ATGTCTGTTTATATTGCTGATTATGATAAAGCATTGTATTTCACTTTGTGGGGGCAATGGGATGATTTGCTAATCTTAATGGTACGTACGAAAGATGATTTTTTGTCAAAGAAAATTGAAACATTTCTGCATGCCTATCATTACTCCCCAGAGGATGACCAGGTCGTATCTTCCCACCAAAGCTTAATGCAGTATATTGACCATGCTATGATTCATCTTCCCCCAAGTGAACTTGTAGAACAAATATAA
- a CDS encoding NADPH-dependent FMN reductase gives MKIVVINGTPRKYGRTRIAAKHMADTINAQLIDLSTMNLPMFNGDEDQSSIANVQLLKETAMEADAFIWLSPEYHGGISGALKNCLDFLNGDHFRQKPVLLFSVAGGGKGGINSLNQMRLIGRALYAHVVPNQMVLDPHCFIREENRLTEEAAEKVQSILDEFQRFSERVTK, from the coding sequence ATGAAAATTGTAGTAATCAATGGAACACCTCGAAAATATGGTAGAACAAGAATCGCAGCCAAACATATGGCTGATACGATAAATGCACAATTAATTGATTTAAGCACAATGAATTTACCAATGTTTAATGGGGATGAGGACCAGTCATCCATTGCAAATGTACAATTGTTAAAAGAAACGGCTATGGAAGCTGACGCATTTATATGGTTATCTCCCGAATACCATGGAGGAATAAGTGGTGCACTGAAAAATTGTTTAGACTTTTTAAATGGGGATCATTTTCGACAAAAGCCTGTATTGCTATTTTCGGTTGCTGGTGGAGGCAAAGGTGGCATCAATTCCTTGAACCAAATGAGGTTAATTGGAAGAGCCTTGTATGCTCATGTTGTACCAAATCAAATGGTACTGGACCCACACTGCTTTATTCGGGAAGAAAATCGCTTAACTGAAGAAGCTGCAGAAAAAGTACAGTCCATTTTAGATGAATTCCAACGGTTTTCAGAACGTGTAACAAAATAG
- a CDS encoding response regulator — protein MTIRILIADDHHVVRKGLVFFFRTQEDLEVVSEAANGREVLTAIEEQEIDVALLDVQMPIMDGVEAARGIREKNQSIKILMLTSFSDYDSVIPAIQAGANGYQLKDVEPDQLADAIRRVHKGESMIDSKVASHLMNHVTGGDEQEEKAKLESLTKREKEVLKQMMKGQSNKEISNTLYITEKTVKTHVSNILSKLEVHDRTQAALFAVKYMKE, from the coding sequence ATGACTATACGTATTTTGATAGCTGATGACCACCATGTTGTTCGAAAAGGACTAGTTTTTTTCTTTCGAACGCAAGAAGACTTGGAAGTGGTATCAGAAGCGGCTAATGGGAGAGAAGTACTTACAGCCATAGAGGAGCAAGAAATCGATGTAGCATTATTGGACGTACAAATGCCAATAATGGATGGAGTCGAAGCAGCAAGAGGGATACGAGAAAAGAATCAATCGATAAAAATTCTGATGTTAACGAGTTTCTCGGACTACGATTCCGTCATTCCAGCTATTCAAGCTGGAGCCAACGGGTATCAATTAAAAGATGTTGAACCTGATCAATTAGCGGATGCTATTCGAAGAGTTCATAAAGGAGAAAGTATGATTGACTCTAAGGTTGCCTCTCATTTAATGAATCATGTAACAGGTGGAGACGAACAAGAGGAGAAGGCTAAGCTAGAATCCCTAACGAAACGGGAAAAAGAGGTCTTAAAGCAAATGATGAAAGGTCAAAGCAATAAAGAAATATCAAACACACTCTATATCACAGAGAAGACTGTAAAAACGCATGTCTCAAACATACTATCCAAGCTTGAGGTTCACGATCGTACACAAGCTGCATTGTTTGCAGTAAAATATATGAAAGAATAG
- a CDS encoding GAF domain-containing sensor histidine kinase, translated as MLDEQQRLEALKTIAETLNQCHHKEDMIQKVLQKLVYITHFESGWVFLENGFVRLVADEALPPALTIDDKAPMCGEDCYCVSKYKQGTLTTATNILNCKRIEKSIQLGKGDTRGITHHATVPLKTPDRSFGLLNVATPHTSTYKQSELDLIEAVAFQMGTALQRMEQFEREEQRANFLNTLHALSKNLREAQTIEKISTIAIHSLHKAFPVSGVSLRASGEVFGDESLALEGDHAFELSDQNGQLRIRFERHLSELEEEMIELAVEYIDLSFRNVRLQEREKDMARFQERARLAQDLHDSVNQLLFSVVLTAKGAKSISKEKPVKEQLAYIQTLTSDALQEMRTLIQRLKPHGLEEGVLAGLKTYAEKIGLTVALESSGTTTLPYTAEETLWRIGQEALHNAKKHSMCQEVALTLSKEKNQVVMTIEDKGKGFDQDEIEIAIYPSYGVKGMVERAELVGGHCDITSQPGEGTTVTIAIPFKKEEE; from the coding sequence ATGCTTGATGAACAGCAACGGTTAGAAGCTTTGAAAACAATAGCGGAAACATTAAACCAATGTCACCATAAGGAAGATATGATTCAAAAAGTATTACAGAAGTTGGTATATATTACGCATTTTGAAAGTGGTTGGGTTTTTTTGGAGAATGGATTCGTTCGCCTTGTAGCTGACGAAGCGTTACCCCCTGCCTTAACGATAGATGATAAGGCTCCCATGTGTGGGGAGGATTGTTACTGTGTGAGTAAATATAAACAGGGAACGTTGACGACTGCTACAAACATTTTAAATTGTAAGCGGATTGAGAAATCAATCCAATTAGGAAAAGGTGATACAAGAGGGATTACTCATCATGCTACGGTCCCTTTAAAGACGCCGGATCGCTCATTTGGTTTATTGAATGTAGCTACTCCTCATACTTCTACATATAAACAATCTGAACTGGACTTAATTGAAGCAGTTGCCTTTCAAATGGGGACAGCACTACAGCGTATGGAGCAGTTTGAACGAGAGGAGCAACGTGCTAACTTCTTGAACACACTTCATGCTTTATCAAAGAACTTAAGAGAAGCGCAAACAATAGAAAAAATTAGTACTATAGCCATACATAGCCTACATAAAGCATTCCCTGTATCTGGGGTTTCTCTTCGAGCTAGTGGAGAGGTGTTTGGAGATGAAAGCTTAGCTCTAGAAGGTGACCATGCATTTGAGTTATCTGATCAAAACGGACAGTTACGTATTCGTTTTGAACGTCATTTGTCAGAGCTTGAAGAAGAGATGATCGAGTTGGCCGTTGAATATATAGATTTATCATTTCGTAATGTTCGATTGCAAGAACGAGAAAAGGATATGGCTCGTTTTCAGGAAAGGGCTCGATTAGCACAAGACCTACATGATTCGGTTAATCAGCTACTCTTTTCTGTCGTATTAACTGCCAAAGGGGCAAAATCGATTTCGAAGGAAAAGCCTGTTAAAGAGCAATTAGCTTATATACAAACGCTTACTTCTGATGCACTACAAGAGATGCGAACACTGATACAAAGATTAAAGCCTCATGGATTAGAAGAAGGAGTATTAGCTGGTCTGAAAACATATGCTGAAAAAATCGGTCTAACTGTAGCATTGGAGTCTTCTGGAACGACCACCCTTCCATACACAGCAGAAGAAACGCTGTGGAGGATTGGTCAAGAAGCCCTTCATAATGCCAAAAAGCATTCCATGTGTCAGGAAGTTGCTTTGACACTATCCAAAGAAAAGAATCAGGTAGTAATGACGATAGAAGACAAAGGAAAAGGGTTTGATCAAGATGAGATTGAGATAGCCATTTATCCTTCCTATGGAGTAAAAGGAATGGTGGAGAGAGCTGAATTAGTAGGTGGGCATTGCGATATAACGAGTCAGCCCGGAGAAGGAACGACTGTAACAATAGCGATTCCTTTTAAAAAGGAGGAAGAGTAA
- a CDS encoding SDR family oxidoreductase, giving the protein MQNLQEQTAIITGASRGIGKETARQLAAQGVNVSLLGSSDDIYKTKQALEEEGYKNVLAFQADVSKEHEIDHVVQATSNAFGTVDILVNNAGIGMFKPVEEVTVEEWTKMYEVNVQGVFLCTKAVIPSMKRQQFGTIITISSDVGRYSIPNGSLYTSTKYAVQGFMGSVAQEVREHKIRVGTINPGMVDTYFAESTQGDPEKKEWLKVEDIAESVVYMAAAPKHMLIDEMHLHPLIQEYPRP; this is encoded by the coding sequence ATGCAAAACCTACAAGAGCAAACAGCTATTATAACAGGTGCATCTAGAGGCATTGGGAAAGAAACCGCTCGTCAATTAGCCGCACAAGGGGTGAACGTGTCTTTATTAGGTAGTTCTGATGACATTTATAAAACAAAACAAGCGTTAGAAGAAGAAGGGTACAAAAACGTGTTAGCTTTCCAAGCCGATGTGAGTAAAGAGCATGAGATTGATCATGTCGTACAAGCTACTTCCAATGCGTTTGGTACTGTTGATATACTCGTCAATAATGCTGGAATAGGCATGTTTAAACCTGTAGAGGAAGTAACGGTGGAAGAGTGGACAAAAATGTACGAGGTCAACGTACAGGGCGTCTTCCTATGTACAAAAGCCGTCATCCCTTCTATGAAGCGACAACAATTCGGAACCATTATTACAATCTCATCTGATGTTGGACGATATAGTATTCCAAATGGATCTCTATATACCTCAACTAAGTATGCTGTCCAAGGCTTTATGGGATCGGTAGCTCAGGAAGTAAGAGAACATAAAATAAGGGTAGGTACCATCAACCCAGGTATGGTGGACACGTACTTTGCAGAATCCACACAAGGGGACCCTGAAAAGAAAGAATGGTTGAAAGTCGAAGATATTGCGGAATCAGTAGTGTATATGGCAGCTGCTCCCAAGCATATGCTAATAGATGAAATGCATCTTCACCCGCTTATACAGGAGTATCCAAGACCTTGA
- a CDS encoding bifunctional GNAT family N-acetyltransferase/carbon-nitrogen hydrolase family protein — MSKLDLSQFEKKIEVRNIRDEDIEQIMELQNVCFPGMDPWKKEHLESHLDIFPEGQFCVDLEGEVIGSCSSLMVNFDEYDDQHTWDDITDEGYITNHDPEGYNLYGIEIMVHPDYRGMKIGRRLYEARKELAQQLNLKSIIIGGRIPNYSKYEEQMSPRTYVREVMNQNIYDPVLTFQIMNGFTVMRVNPNYLPDDQASSKYATLMEWNNVDYRPTTKRYFKTSYPVRITAIQYMMKNIESFEEFARQVEYYVDVASDYGSDFAVFPEIFTTQLMSIIDEKIPSKAVRKLSEYTEDYIELFTHLAVKYNVNIIGGSHFVEEDNHKVFNIAYLFRRDGTIEKQYKIHVTPNEKKWWGIQPGDTVKVFDTDCGRIAIQICYDVQFPELSRYAVDQGANIIFCPFCTDDRQGYLRVRYCAQARAVENQVYTVIAGTVGNLTQVENMDIQYAQSGIFTPSDFEFARDGIVGECHPNIETIVVGDVDLEVLRRQRKSGTVRQLRDRRRDLFEMNYKRLSTEIVTND, encoded by the coding sequence ATGTCAAAATTGGATTTATCACAATTTGAAAAAAAGATTGAAGTTAGAAATATCCGCGATGAGGATATTGAGCAAATCATGGAACTACAAAATGTGTGCTTTCCAGGAATGGATCCGTGGAAGAAGGAGCATTTGGAAAGTCATTTAGATATTTTCCCAGAAGGTCAGTTTTGTGTTGATTTAGAAGGAGAGGTTATCGGAAGTTGTTCAAGCTTAATGGTGAATTTTGATGAATATGATGATCAGCATACATGGGACGATATTACAGATGAGGGATATATTACGAATCATGACCCAGAAGGTTACAACCTTTATGGAATTGAAATTATGGTGCATCCCGATTATCGAGGTATGAAAATTGGGAGACGCTTATATGAGGCTCGTAAGGAATTAGCTCAACAATTGAACCTTAAAAGTATTATTATAGGTGGAAGAATTCCAAACTATAGTAAGTATGAGGAACAAATGTCACCACGGACATATGTCAGAGAGGTAATGAATCAAAATATTTATGACCCAGTACTGACTTTCCAAATTATGAATGGATTTACCGTGATGCGTGTGAATCCAAACTACTTACCAGATGATCAGGCCTCTAGTAAATATGCAACGTTAATGGAATGGAATAATGTAGATTATCGTCCAACTACAAAACGCTATTTTAAGACGTCTTATCCTGTTCGAATTACAGCGATTCAGTACATGATGAAGAATATTGAGTCCTTTGAAGAATTTGCACGTCAAGTAGAGTATTATGTAGACGTCGCTAGTGATTATGGATCTGATTTCGCCGTCTTCCCAGAAATATTTACTACTCAGTTGATGTCCATTATTGATGAAAAGATTCCATCAAAAGCGGTAAGAAAACTATCGGAGTACACAGAAGACTATATCGAATTATTCACACATTTAGCAGTGAAATACAATGTGAATATTATTGGGGGATCTCATTTTGTAGAAGAGGATAACCATAAAGTCTTTAACATTGCTTACTTGTTCAGACGTGATGGAACAATTGAGAAACAATACAAAATACATGTTACACCGAATGAAAAGAAATGGTGGGGCATTCAACCGGGAGATACAGTAAAGGTGTTTGATACAGACTGTGGAAGAATTGCCATTCAAATTTGTTATGATGTCCAATTCCCAGAGCTTTCGCGTTATGCAGTCGACCAAGGTGCGAATATTATCTTCTGTCCGTTCTGTACAGATGATCGACAAGGGTATCTACGTGTCCGTTATTGTGCTCAAGCACGTGCAGTGGAGAACCAGGTTTATACGGTCATTGCCGGAACGGTTGGTAACCTTACACAGGTTGAGAACATGGATATCCAATATGCTCAATCTGGTATTTTTACTCCATCTGATTTTGAATTCGCAAGAGATGGAATTGTCGGAGAGTGTCACCCAAATATTGAAACAATTGTAGTAGGAGATGTGGATTTAGAAGTACTACGTCGTCAACGTAAATCTGGGACAGTGAGACAACTAAGGGATCGTAGACGTGACTTATTTGAAATGAATTATAAACGACTATCCACTGAAATAGTAACAAACGATTGA
- a CDS encoding gluconate 2-dehydrogenase subunit 3 family protein → MTKQNHPSKTYYPTYDVISQKNEWDEATQSVIFERVHSKEGNVLSATHKRTLQALSKCLFPSHLGEHTLSISMVLDQRITNKKLSTFPREARFTKEDIIIQGLENTEQESIHQYHLPFFQLDKNDQLSIMEAWKEIDGDPRIWNPIKSHLFHSTLTSELIKIIYADPHIWSTIGFAGPAYPRGYYAFGPHQFDEWEAKPHDENLL, encoded by the coding sequence ATGACCAAACAGAACCATCCTTCCAAAACGTACTATCCTACATATGATGTTATTAGTCAAAAGAACGAATGGGATGAAGCAACTCAAAGCGTCATTTTTGAAAGGGTTCATTCTAAAGAGGGGAACGTATTATCAGCCACACACAAACGGACCCTTCAAGCCTTATCAAAATGCCTATTCCCATCCCATCTAGGCGAGCATACGCTTAGCATTTCCATGGTGCTTGACCAACGAATTACAAACAAAAAGCTATCAACCTTTCCAAGAGAAGCTCGCTTTACGAAAGAAGATATTATCATACAAGGATTAGAAAATACAGAACAAGAAAGTATCCATCAGTATCACCTCCCATTCTTCCAATTAGACAAAAACGATCAGCTTTCCATTATGGAGGCATGGAAAGAAATTGATGGAGACCCAAGGATTTGGAATCCTATTAAAAGTCATCTTTTTCATTCAACCTTAACTTCTGAACTCATAAAAATCATATACGCAGATCCACACATATGGTCTACCATCGGTTTCGCGGGTCCTGCTTATCCACGTGGCTATTATGCATTCGGCCCTCATCAATTTGATGAATGGGAGGCAAAACCTCATGACGAGAACCTCTTGTGA
- a CDS encoding FAD-dependent oxidoreductase, which produces MTRTSCDVCIVGAGAAGSVVAAHLAKAGLNVFLLDAGPLRDPQQDFASDELEMEKLFWDEPRISEGQDPLDLYRSTSGKGVGGSAVHYTAQLLRFHPTDFQTKTSEQIGEDWPISYQDVEPYYKQMTKTLCLSGPSTFPWKKFGNHFPYPAHHDLSNNTLKFREGLERAGYQHSVSPLAILSAPKGDRHPCINRGFCEEGCMPDAKTTPLNTFIPEGLKAGVTLISEATAYRITTNEEGKATSVLYILDGKHHEIEATTIVLAAYAIETPRLLLASASESFPNGLANSSGLVGKYLLTNMNDHVLAIFPEEIRMYRGNPVQALTLDTYLCGRNYGFKRGFLMNSYGLRPIRLATLFFENDTECVGERLRERMLDYNHYVSIAMLGEVIPQHHNAVTLSDQKDKYGCPIPKVTFSHHQNDESIREKAKDVMKSVLKNAGGTPLYHLKAHAHLMGGCRMGNNSTNSVVTSYGQTHDVDNLFVVGSPTFVTAPSANPTLTVYSLAQRSAEYIETYTKQAKEKNDSNQQSKMN; this is translated from the coding sequence ATGACGAGAACCTCTTGTGATGTCTGTATTGTAGGTGCAGGAGCAGCTGGTTCTGTTGTAGCAGCTCACTTAGCAAAGGCAGGGCTTAACGTGTTCCTATTAGATGCAGGACCATTGCGTGACCCTCAACAAGATTTTGCTAGTGATGAGTTAGAAATGGAGAAATTGTTCTGGGATGAACCTAGAATTAGTGAAGGGCAAGATCCGTTAGATTTATATCGAAGTACATCCGGAAAAGGCGTTGGAGGAAGTGCAGTACATTATACTGCACAGCTATTACGATTTCACCCTACCGATTTTCAAACAAAAACGAGTGAACAAATTGGAGAGGATTGGCCGATTTCCTATCAAGATGTAGAACCCTATTATAAACAAATGACCAAAACGCTTTGTCTATCTGGACCTTCCACATTCCCATGGAAAAAATTCGGCAATCATTTTCCTTATCCTGCTCATCATGATTTATCCAATAATACGCTAAAATTTAGAGAAGGATTAGAACGAGCAGGTTATCAACACAGTGTTTCCCCATTGGCTATATTATCTGCTCCAAAGGGGGACAGACATCCTTGTATTAATAGGGGGTTTTGTGAAGAGGGATGTATGCCGGATGCCAAAACAACACCCTTAAATACATTTATTCCAGAAGGATTAAAAGCAGGAGTCACACTAATTTCCGAAGCTACAGCCTATCGCATTACAACGAACGAGGAAGGAAAAGCAACATCAGTACTTTACATACTTGATGGAAAACACCATGAAATAGAAGCAACAACCATCGTGTTAGCTGCTTACGCCATTGAAACGCCAAGGCTTTTATTAGCATCAGCATCCGAGTCCTTTCCCAACGGTCTTGCCAATTCATCCGGTTTAGTCGGCAAATATCTCCTTACAAACATGAATGACCATGTCCTCGCTATATTTCCTGAAGAAATACGAATGTATCGAGGTAACCCTGTCCAAGCCCTCACTCTGGATACGTATTTATGTGGCAGAAACTACGGATTCAAGAGAGGATTTCTTATGAATAGCTATGGTCTACGTCCAATCAGGCTAGCAACATTATTTTTTGAGAACGATACAGAGTGTGTAGGGGAACGATTAAGGGAGCGCATGCTTGATTATAATCATTATGTAAGTATTGCTATGCTGGGAGAAGTTATACCTCAACATCATAATGCTGTTACCTTATCCGATCAAAAGGATAAGTATGGATGTCCCATTCCAAAAGTAACGTTTTCCCACCACCAAAATGATGAATCCATACGAGAAAAAGCCAAAGACGTAATGAAATCGGTACTCAAGAATGCAGGAGGAACTCCTCTTTATCATTTAAAAGCTCATGCCCATTTAATGGGGGGGTGTCGAATGGGGAATAATTCAACTAATTCAGTCGTTACTAGCTATGGTCAAACCCATGATGTGGACAATTTATTCGTTGTAGGTTCACCAACATTTGTAACCGCCCCATCTGCTAATCCAACCCTTACGGTATATAGTCTGGCACAGCGGTCAGCAGAATATATCGAAACCTATACAAAACAGGCTAAGGAGAAAAACGATAGCAATCAACAGAGCAAAATGAATTGA
- a CDS encoding TetR/AcrR family transcriptional regulator yields the protein MNGFERRTELKKKNILDTAFELFSRQGIQKVSIQEIAKKAEVSQVTIYNYFGSKDQLLVESVKSFAFSRIEEVKDLLHDPSLAFDEKIRQLITLKMDNIFQFDLEFMQALMSDRPELKEFIDEFSQSYTIPLFMDLLEEGKEAGFIHHSISLQMMMFYVDMYYQAMRNHKEFFQSEESLIQFTEQILHMFFYGITGKTE from the coding sequence ATGAATGGTTTTGAAAGAAGAACGGAATTAAAGAAGAAAAACATTTTAGATACAGCGTTTGAGCTTTTTTCTAGGCAAGGCATACAAAAAGTAAGCATACAAGAAATTGCAAAAAAAGCTGAAGTTTCTCAAGTAACGATATATAACTATTTCGGAAGTAAGGATCAGTTACTTGTTGAATCAGTGAAATCTTTTGCCTTCTCAAGAATTGAAGAAGTCAAAGATTTATTGCATGATCCTTCCCTTGCTTTTGATGAGAAAATACGTCAACTAATTACCTTAAAGATGGACAACATCTTTCAATTTGATTTGGAATTTATGCAAGCGTTAATGTCAGATCGACCTGAACTGAAGGAATTTATTGATGAATTCTCTCAATCCTACACGATTCCTCTTTTTATGGACTTACTCGAGGAAGGGAAAGAAGCAGGCTTCATCCATCACTCTATCTCGTTACAAATGATGATGTTTTACGTAGATATGTACTATCAGGCCATGCGAAATCATAAAGAATTTTTTCAATCAGAGGAGTCCCTCATACAGTTCACAGAACAAATCCTTCATATGTTCTTTTATGGTATTACAGGAAAAACCGAATAA
- a CDS encoding ABC transporter ATP-binding protein, whose amino-acid sequence MITLKEVSKSYKKKEVLAPTTLEIEEGGAYGIVGPNGAGKSTLLKLIASLERPTKGTIYYQGKSYTSSVKNVRQSIGYIPQEIALYEELTVKEQLDFWSNISPKKIDDAFVQNMKQTLRLDEVANQRIQYLSGGWKRKLNLCVGLIHNPSICLLDEPTAGIDLAAKEDILTWLKALHQQGKTLLYISHDRHELHTLSDQFIVLLNGHVVFHDDKEVFHRTKSQLLKNQEEHQELEKILSYL is encoded by the coding sequence ATGATTACGTTAAAAGAGGTTTCAAAATCATACAAGAAGAAGGAGGTGCTAGCCCCTACCACCTTAGAGATTGAGGAAGGGGGGGCATACGGCATAGTTGGTCCTAATGGAGCTGGTAAATCCACACTCCTAAAGCTCATTGCATCACTGGAACGGCCAACCAAAGGAACCATTTATTATCAAGGGAAATCGTACACCTCTTCAGTAAAAAATGTTCGTCAATCTATTGGATATATCCCCCAAGAAATTGCTTTATACGAAGAACTGACAGTCAAAGAACAGCTTGATTTTTGGTCGAATATATCTCCGAAAAAAATAGATGACGCTTTCGTACAAAACATGAAACAAACCCTTCGTTTGGATGAAGTAGCTAACCAGCGGATTCAATACCTATCAGGTGGATGGAAAAGAAAGTTGAATTTATGTGTGGGATTAATACATAATCCATCTATTTGTTTATTGGATGAACCAACAGCAGGGATTGACCTTGCAGCAAAAGAAGATATTCTAACGTGGTTAAAAGCGTTACATCAACAAGGAAAAACCTTGCTCTACATTAGTCATGATCGACATGAACTACATACATTAAGTGATCAGTTCATCGTACTCTTGAATGGTCATGTGGTATTTCATGATGATAAAGAAGTTTTTCATCGTACTAAGTCTCAACTATTGAAGAACCAAGAAGAACATCAAGAGTTGGAGAAGATTTTATCTTATTTATAA
- a CDS encoding ABC transporter permease, which translates to MLTYLGLQLRRWKTKPFVALISMMFPFLCFFILAPFLTSTTEKTTIPIAIVDEDESTYSQRIVSRLTDQQRLSIQLLPYKDMVKALQKGEVEAGFVLQEGLENEIKAGAIQDTITWMRTSNSTLDVFIKEQLGAELMRIALNAKAANTVMEASQSNKDWEEVYQYSASFWEPSPLFEMNFIKRTPSFPQQDKALLANWHKTVLVLFFFYAWTMSIWLCQQLWKDKQNGVLDRLSLVQLTPIRYYLGQGLSIWLVSLMSFLIAICAMGGRVPWDLLLQVGLWASIVLTGTIVVTYAFYLMFKLSSATLIVIESVAVVTVVATLLNQSGVSWIGDTVVPYFPPSWLMHNPFIM; encoded by the coding sequence ATGCTTACCTATCTAGGATTACAACTTCGTAGATGGAAAACAAAACCATTCGTAGCTCTTATCAGCATGATGTTTCCTTTCCTATGTTTCTTCATTTTAGCACCATTTCTGACATCAACGACGGAAAAGACGACGATTCCGATTGCGATTGTAGATGAGGATGAGAGCACGTATAGTCAACGAATCGTTTCGCGATTAACAGATCAACAACGATTATCCATTCAACTCCTCCCTTATAAGGATATGGTAAAGGCGTTACAAAAGGGAGAAGTGGAAGCTGGTTTTGTGTTGCAAGAAGGATTGGAAAACGAGATAAAGGCAGGAGCCATTCAAGATACTATTACGTGGATGAGGACGAGCAATTCAACTTTAGATGTATTTATAAAAGAGCAGTTAGGTGCTGAATTGATGCGTATAGCGCTGAATGCCAAGGCGGCAAATACAGTGATGGAGGCTTCACAATCGAATAAAGATTGGGAAGAAGTCTATCAATATTCAGCTTCTTTTTGGGAGCCTTCCCCTTTATTTGAAATGAATTTTATCAAACGAACTCCTTCCTTTCCCCAGCAAGACAAGGCATTGTTAGCCAATTGGCATAAAACTGTTTTGGTACTATTTTTTTTCTACGCTTGGACAATGTCTATTTGGTTATGTCAACAGCTTTGGAAAGATAAGCAAAATGGTGTGTTGGATCGCCTTTCATTAGTTCAACTAACCCCAATTCGATACTATTTGGGACAAGGATTGAGTATTTGGCTTGTTTCTCTTATGTCATTTCTCATTGCCATATGCGCAATGGGAGGTAGGGTCCCTTGGGATTTGTTACTACAGGTGGGATTGTGGGCAAGTATTGTGCTAACTGGAACGATTGTAGTTACATATGCGTTTTATCTTATGTTTAAGCTGTCTTCTGCAACACTTATTGTTATCGAAAGTGTAGCAGTTGTCACAGTTGTAGCAACCTTATTAAATCAATCAGGAGTTTCATGGATTGGGGATACAGTTGTCCCATACTTTCCACCAAGCTGGCTTATGCATAATCCATTTATCATGTAA